Within Brienomyrus brachyistius isolate T26 chromosome 20, BBRACH_0.4, whole genome shotgun sequence, the genomic segment AGCGGCACGCAAGTGCGCGCAGGGCAGGCCGGATGGCGCGAAAAATACATGAAACAGTGAAGAAAGACGCCCAGGTAAGTCTGATTTTTCAATGTGACTTCATTTCTGTGGGAACTTAGGTTTTGTTCCaggaatttttgtttttttaggtaAAAATTGGCTACCAGTTGTCTCCGAAGTGGTAGAATTAACGTTGTGTCGTTACCCCAAGTGGGACCCTATAATCATTTACATTTTCGCCAAAGCCTCTAACGTTTTGCCTTTATtagttattttcattttattttaaaggttTGGTATTCGCCTATTTTACCTAGTTGTatatgtgcctgtgtgtccgTCTACAGTGACAAATGCCGTCTGAGGGCCGCGGCCTGACCGCAACGGGCCAAAATGGCGGCCCTGCATAGGCGTGTTGATCATTTTTCCTCAGCCCCAAACAATCGTTAAAAAGACAGCTGTGTTCTCACCACGACCAGCGTTTTTtatgataaaataaaatacagtacagTTAACAGCGCAGGAAAACGCTGACATGCAAACGCCAGCTACATGTAGTGCCCTTAAAAAAGTATTTCAAATGCAGAAATTGCATAGTTGGCCATGGAGGCCTATATTACAGTATTAAGGGCTGAGGATTGCAAACACGAAATACTGCTGACTCCTAGCAACAGTTCCCTCCGGACAAAAAATCCACCTAAATAGGAATGAGGCTGAAACAGTATATTTACTAAAAACTCATGTTCCGATGCGAGATGCTTCTAAATTTAGGACTAATACCAAAGGCGGTACATACCAATTTAACAGCAAAATGGGTCAGTAGTGAAGGCGCTCTCTTTAAAGCTTCTGGTTCAGAGCCAACACTAATACTTcccattaaaaataaatggtAGCAAAATAATTAACTTAGTAAGAACACACTATaatggtaaaaaaataaatatgtatacatGTATTGGCAGTAGCTCTACCATTGTggttaatgtaatgtaatgttagATGTTACAGTAAAGTAAGACTGTAATTTGGCATTTTGGCCACACGGTGACACTGTCATCACACGTGAAGGAGAACGCTGCCGTTCGTGCATGAAAATGCCAGACTTGTCTTCTGAGAATacgagtgtgtggttttgattgTTATTTCAGAAACTTTTGCTATGCATAGTGACCCGAGTTGGCGTCCTTGAAGAATCTTGTTTGAATGTACAACTGGTCATGGCTTGTACCTAAGAATGTCCACCATTAGCATGAGTCCAGCGTTGTGATTAGTGAATGACCAAAGCAATGCGCGGTGTAATTCTACATTTTTATTTGATAATACTGTATATTTTGTTCAATGACAGGATTTCCACGTATGAATtacacaaacaacaaacacatgCATAGTCTGGTTCTCATTATACAACGCTTCTCATGTGGTTCCAGCACAAGTCGCACCATACTTTTCCGTACTTCAACAAATTAATAATAGAAAATTACGTAGTAAAAACACGGCTCGACCAAGCTTTAAATTATGTCACCGTTTTCAAATTGTAATAGCATACATGAGTATAAAAATACCACATTAAATGTCTctctttatattattattttaggagTATCTGGAGATTGAACTTGTGGAAACGAGTGATTCATAAGGTTTTGGTTAATATTAGTCTATTCAGAGTAATACCATGTTACCTGCTTATTTGGGAAGTATTCTCATTATACATGACATATGTGTAGCAAGAAAATTGTCACAAAGACATTTTCATTAAGGAAAACTATATGTTAGCTATACGATAACGAAAAACGCCCCAactttgtcaaaaaaaaaagtcacgcGACATTTGCATCCATTAACTAGCCTACAACGACAGAGCAACGAGTTTGCCTAGCAGTTATCCAGAATATTTATGGACAGACTTGCACTACAAAAACCACAGAACATGCAGCGTTAACCCAACTTTAGCCCTGCTTCTTTATGTGTTACTAGCACGAGGGTATGgatgcatctaaatggggaaaAGAAATCGACTAGGCCGTTACCTGGAGGTTAATATTAATGTAGACCCTTTCTTGCCCTACAGAAACCCTGAAAAAAACTGTTAATCCTTCACCAAGACTCAAGTAATTGTCCTTCCACTCAGCAACATCTAGTCAGGGACATTTGGGTTATTTAAGTCTCCATGCAGTGTCCCTCATTTGGAAGAGAAAATTGGAAGGAGTGCCATGCTATAATGGGTACAGCTGTCTtcaataggaaaaaaaaagcttaaaatCATTTAATATGAGATATATAGCCTTATATATCTGCCTTACCATCAGTCTAAAAATTGTACAAATATTCAGCAATCTGACACGGAAATCCATGATAGATAACAGAACATAAATCTCTCCTTTCAAATACCTTAATCACCATGGAACAAAATCTTACAAAAGTCAACTGGACTGCAATTTAAGAAAATACCTAAATTTTCTACATTTTTTGACATGGAAAAACAAAGGCGTAATATAAAATagcaataaaaaacaataataataaaaaatgaaaatgttatACCAGGAACTATAaaagactaaaaaaaaaaacaacattaagGAAGTACAGAAGAGGATCCGATCCTCCTTGTTTTACACAAATAAATCTTAGGCAGCGTCTCCCTGGCAAGTGCAAATCTAGGTCTACCCAAAAAATATGAATGAAtttagaataataataatacttaagACCGAtgtcaaaatattaaaaaaaaaaggcatatGCATAGGTACTATACAGGAGCCAGGAAGACAAGGGCGTGGCAAATGGAACGGGCAGCCAATGACTTGAAGCACAATAACAAGTACCAACCCGAGGCATCTGCATAGACTGGTCCAGTGAGATGTCACTCATCTGCTCAGAGGTTAAAGGTTATAATCAAAGAGAACATTATCAGCATTCAGTTGAAACTTTGAGATAATGACGGTTAGGCTCTTTCGTTTGCATGCACTAGTGATACACCTATAGCAACTGAAAATGAATTCAGGGTTGTGTTTTAAGTGGTGCCACCACCATGAAATGATTTGGTTTTCTGGCAGAATGGGGCAAAATTAGTTCCTTCTTGGCTTTGGTTAGAATCTTAAATCTTCGGAAACCCTGGAATAACACTCCTTGAACGTTAACAAAGGAACTTACAAAGGAATATTTGAAGTTCTAATAGAAACTGAGAGACTGTCTGTTGGAAGCAGCCAGTTTAGGACTTAAGAACTGTGTATAGCTTTGGTGTAAAATATCACTTCCAATCTGTACAACTTGTTGAAAAGCAGAGTTATTTTTCCTTGAGCATTTTAGAAAGTAATGCCCCACCATTATTTCATACATCCAAACAGCACAGTTTACAGAAACTGAATGATATGTTAGGTCTGATTGATATCTGGGTGGCAATTGGTTAGTTAGACAGCAACGGCATTTAAGTGGCATGTGAAATGTAGGACACGATTTACAAATTTCATGGAATGTTTCAAGATCAGGCATAATTGGTAGAAAGAGAATCAAGCGCTACTTGGGGCAAGGGAAGTGCTCTCCTATCTCAGAGTCGTCTTCCTTTAAGAGGAAATGATATCATCACCAAACCAGTCTATGTGTGTGTCATATTTTTCTCACAATAAgtttaatcattatttaatcTTAGCTTTTAACATCTTCACTGGTTTGTTTTCTAACTCAAAATGATCATTTTTGCAGAAATGTTTCGaacaggtggtgcagtgggtggGAAAACACGTATGATTAGGGGTCCTCAATGTCCAGAAACTCTTTCTTGGGTGGGGCGATGCCGCGGTACCAGGCACAGGAGCCGTCGCTCCTCTTGATGCAGGCATAATGGCTGGCCTGCCGTCCGCTCACACTCTTCTCCATCACCCAGTCTGTCCACAGGCATTCCTCCGGGGCGGTGATGGTACAGGGGACAGCAGGGCAGCGGGTGATCTGGGATAACAAAACAGTTGTTTTTGTGTTGGCAGCACTGGCTATGATACAAATGAGCTTGTAACTGGAAAGATACTAACTCTAATACTACTATTATTAGTACTCTAATAATACTGAGAAACACCACAGTTGATCACAATACTGTTCAGTACTTTATGTAGAAGCAGTGTTGTGTCCGCACTTCAGGCCCCTTCTCAGCCTCACTGTAATACCCAGCCCCCTCACCTTACACCCACAGCCCATCTGGTAGCGCTGGCTCAAGCTCTTCTTCTGTGTGGGGGTCATAGAGTCCCAGGGctcaatgaaatcacagagggtCACATGCATCTTGCCACCAGCCTCTGCTTTGCCTATGGAAATAGAGGTGGAGGGTTACAAACCCTTAGATCAAAGAAGGACAGTGGAATGATGGGGATTGTTGTGTTTGTCTGATCAGCATTCTGACTTTTGGACTGAACTGAGCTTAGGGCTCAGTGTCTTACACCTGCATGGAGGTTTTCTTGATTGATTCTTCTGGCAGCTGAGTTTCATCCTTGTGGATGAGCACTGCAGGGGGATGAGGTGGCTGGGGAGTGATTTATGCGGTCTTGATGACCAAAGTTGTTAGTTGTGATTTGTTCAGCCATTCCGCCTGTGGATTTTTCCAACCTAACTACAGTTCTGAGGATTTCTGGATTCTTTTCTTCCTTGATGCACCCAGctaatttttttctctcattttctGTTGTTGACGGTTTCTCTATTATTTCTGTACTTGTGTCGATGCAGGTGCAGAACATCTCTCTTACTTCTGAAAATCCTGCCTCAGGTAAACTTTTCTCCACATACCTGAACCTCATGTCGAACATTTATACTTGGGGCAATTCCGTTTCTTCATTAGTTTTATTTAGTCAATCTGTAATTGCTTTGAATACTACGGCAGAAATCTGTGTGCGTGTCTATTTTagcacacatgctcacacatcGTGTTGTCTACTCCCATTTTAGCTACTTACAGAAGAATTGCTACAGTGGCCACATCCCGCAGACTCTGTTCTACATTTGGCTATATCGTTAATTTTTAAATCCTAAATATTTTAGTGTGATCTTTTTCTAGTCTCGTTTAGCCCTACTCAAAGCACACAAAACGTTAAAAATGATTAATGCTATTTGGTTATTACGTActgtattatgtaaaatataaagcaacggGGTAATTTTAGTTATAGCAGCAATTATTTTGACATACAGGAATCACAATAAGTGAAATAAGTTTAATTGGTGACAAAGACAGGCTAGGCTAAATGGGACATGTCTGTGGCTGACCTCGCATTATTGCACGAGTCCATCAAACCTAAATCTCTTCTCTGAAGATGTATTTGCTTTGCAGTAATGCTGTGGTGATATTCAAGTTTTGATTTGCAATACTGCCAGACAACTGCATTCTCATTCACTTTTAATATGAAGCGTTTCCACACAAATGATCCTTTCTTTATTTAGAGCCTCATCTTGCACATGCTGTCTACCTTCGGCCATATTGTTGCATAATCGAGAAGGAATTTTTTAATTGGTGCTTTTTAATAATCAAGTAATTGAGCTTAATTATGTAATCCTGGCAGCTCTACTACACGACAACACCACTGCTATGTCAGTCTTTATACTGTGCCGTCCTAACATTtggtgctgcctgtggtcagacTCCTACCTGCAATGAGGTACTCTTTTTTCCCGTT encodes:
- the timp2a gene encoding metalloproteinase inhibitor 2a, whose protein sequence is MTCTISSFFATLVVLLLWRVEEIAEACSCSPVHPQQAFCNADVVIRAKVVGRKEVDSGNDIYGNPIKRIQYDIKQIKMFKGPDVDIEAVFTAPSSAVCGVTLEPNGKKEYLIAGKAEAGGKMHVTLCDFIEPWDSMTPTQKKSLSQRYQMGCGCKITRCPAVPCTITAPEECLWTDWVMEKSVSGRQASHYACIKRSDGSCAWYRGIAPPKKEFLDIEDP